From the genome of Flavobacterium luteolum, one region includes:
- a CDS encoding BamA/TamA family outer membrane protein, with product MSKRHNHRNIYLKYIVLLSLFFVLGCSNTKYLPEGELLYTGGSVTIKDSIMKKKDRKALETELEGLLRPKPNKQIFGLRPKLLIYNLAGQPKKDKGTRYWLRNKVGEPPVLFSKVDLDYNASVLRNFTENRGYFKTRVSADSTVRNKRVTAEYTVTPRKQYIIKSVTFPDDSLKMSKIIAKSHRRSLLKVGNPYDLDVIKAERERIDARLKEKGYFYFNPDYILAKVDSSKGDHEVRIRLVIKDDTPVKALTAYKIDKIFVYPNYSLTNDSAVYRKRNITQYKDFTIIDTTDTFKPRIYDRTIYFKKGDVYNRKDHNLTLNRFVNLGTFSFVKNEFKPSDSIPNALDSYYFLTLLPKKFIRVEVIGKTNSASYTGTELNLNWNNRNFLKGAELFTASVFGGADFQLGGTNKGKNIYKLGGEVSLTWPRFITPFHIEGNSEYVPRTKATLRYEYQKRTQLYALNSFNTSFGYMWKENIRKEHQLNVIDVTYVSPNHVTPEYMEDIKDDPALGKVIEKQLVFGPTYNYTYTNTMKKRKKNTIYFNGELDLAGNLTGLLTGADYPNKVKTIFDVPFSQYVKIRSDFRHYLKLGKESELASRLIVGAGFAYGNSNTLPASKQFVVGGTNSIRAFRARTLGPGSYVIPPTTNDNYTPDQSADLKLEFNTEYRAKLFSIVRGAVFLDAGNIWLLHADPNKPGAEISKDFMKEIAVGAGAGLRFDLSFLILRTDLAIPLRNPALPDGQRWVIDDINLGSSSWRKDNLILNIAIGYPF from the coding sequence ATGAGCAAAAGACATAATCATAGAAATATATATTTAAAGTATATCGTGCTACTTTCCTTGTTTTTTGTTTTAGGATGCAGTAATACGAAATACCTTCCCGAAGGAGAGTTGCTTTATACAGGCGGTTCTGTTACCATAAAAGATTCGATCATGAAAAAGAAAGATCGAAAAGCATTGGAAACAGAATTGGAAGGTTTATTGCGCCCAAAACCAAACAAACAAATCTTCGGGTTGCGACCTAAATTATTGATATATAACCTTGCAGGCCAACCCAAAAAAGATAAAGGAACAAGATATTGGCTTCGTAATAAAGTTGGAGAACCGCCAGTGCTTTTCAGTAAAGTTGATTTGGATTATAATGCTTCAGTTTTACGAAATTTTACAGAAAACAGAGGTTATTTTAAAACCCGCGTCAGTGCCGATTCGACTGTTCGAAATAAAAGAGTGACGGCAGAATATACGGTTACGCCTAGAAAACAGTACATTATAAAAAGCGTTACATTTCCAGATGATTCTTTAAAAATGTCAAAAATTATAGCCAAAAGCCATCGAAGAAGTCTCCTGAAAGTTGGAAATCCATACGATTTGGATGTGATAAAAGCAGAAAGAGAAAGAATCGATGCTAGGTTAAAAGAAAAAGGCTATTTCTATTTTAATCCAGATTATATTTTGGCAAAAGTAGACAGCAGCAAAGGCGATCACGAAGTACGAATTAGACTGGTTATAAAAGATGATACGCCTGTAAAAGCTTTGACCGCTTATAAAATTGATAAGATTTTTGTGTATCCGAATTATTCTCTAACGAATGATAGTGCGGTTTATAGAAAAAGGAATATCACACAATATAAAGATTTTACAATAATTGACACGACAGATACTTTCAAACCAAGAATTTACGATCGGACGATTTATTTCAAAAAAGGAGATGTGTACAATCGAAAAGATCATAATTTAACTTTAAACCGATTTGTAAATCTTGGAACTTTCAGTTTTGTCAAGAACGAATTTAAGCCTTCAGATTCTATTCCGAATGCTTTAGATTCTTACTATTTCTTGACACTTTTACCCAAAAAATTTATTCGTGTTGAAGTGATTGGAAAAACCAATTCTGCAAGTTATACTGGTACAGAATTAAATTTAAACTGGAACAACCGTAATTTTCTAAAGGGTGCTGAATTGTTTACGGCTTCTGTTTTTGGCGGCGCCGATTTTCAGTTGGGAGGAACTAATAAAGGGAAAAATATTTATAAACTGGGAGGTGAAGTTAGTTTAACTTGGCCAAGATTTATAACACCTTTTCATATTGAAGGAAATAGTGAGTATGTGCCAAGAACCAAAGCGACTTTGCGTTACGAATATCAAAAAAGAACACAACTGTATGCTTTGAATTCTTTTAATACTTCTTTTGGTTACATGTGGAAAGAAAACATTCGTAAAGAACATCAATTGAATGTAATTGATGTGACTTATGTAAGTCCGAACCATGTAACGCCAGAATATATGGAAGATATTAAGGATGATCCAGCATTAGGAAAAGTGATTGAAAAGCAGCTGGTTTTTGGGCCAACTTACAATTACACTTATACCAATACCATGAAGAAGCGTAAAAAGAATACGATCTATTTTAATGGTGAATTGGATTTGGCGGGAAACTTAACAGGTTTGCTTACAGGTGCAGATTATCCGAACAAGGTTAAAACCATATTTGATGTTCCGTTTAGCCAATATGTCAAAATCAGATCCGATTTCAGGCATTATTTAAAATTGGGAAAAGAAAGCGAATTAGCCAGCAGATTGATTGTTGGAGCGGGATTTGCCTATGGAAATTCGAATACACTTCCAGCATCTAAACAATTTGTAGTAGGGGGAACCAATAGTATTCGAGCTTTTAGAGCTAGAACTTTAGGGCCGGGAAGTTATGTTATTCCACCAACGACAAATGATAATTATACGCCTGATCAATCAGCCGATTTAAAACTGGAATTTAATACCGAATATCGTGCAAAGCTTTTCAGTATTGTAAGAGGTGCAGTTTTTTTGGATGCTGGTAATATTTGGTTGTTACACGCTGATCCGAACAAACCGGGAGCAGAAATCTCAAAAGATTTTATGAAAGAAATAGCTGTTGGAGCAGGAGCAGGTTTACGTTTCGATTTATCCTTCTTGATTTTAAGAACCGATTTAGCTATTCCGCTTCGAAATCCTGCTTTACCAGATGGGCAACGTTGGGTGATTGATGATATTAATTTAGGAAGCAGCTCCTGGAGAAAAGATAACCTGATTTTGAATATTGCTATTGGATATCCATTTTAA
- a CDS encoding DUF4230 domain-containing protein yields MQNLIKRIIGVGVIVLIIVLGFKYCQFKKEDDSDIQYNTNLIQQQILNVGKLVVTEGHFSEVITYKNQQKYLMDMISFEKKALIVVNANVTVAYDLHQMKYDIDEKNKTITILNIPKEEITINPDIQFYDVEQSKLNPFTGDDYNKINKSVKANLAKKIENSTLKTNAQNRLISELSKILIMTNSMGWKLQYNGKTIESETELTQDLKL; encoded by the coding sequence ATGCAAAATTTGATCAAAAGAATTATAGGTGTTGGAGTTATCGTTTTAATAATTGTTCTGGGGTTTAAATATTGCCAGTTCAAAAAAGAAGATGACTCAGATATTCAGTATAATACCAATTTAATTCAGCAACAGATTCTTAACGTTGGAAAATTAGTTGTTACCGAAGGGCATTTTTCAGAAGTCATCACTTATAAAAATCAGCAAAAGTATTTAATGGACATGATTTCTTTTGAGAAAAAAGCACTCATTGTGGTCAATGCAAACGTAACGGTTGCTTATGATCTGCATCAAATGAAATATGATATTGATGAAAAAAATAAAACCATTACGATTTTAAATATTCCAAAAGAAGAAATTACTATAAATCCAGATATTCAGTTTTATGATGTTGAGCAAAGCAAACTGAATCCGTTTACTGGAGACGATTACAATAAAATCAACAAATCGGTAAAAGCGAATCTGGCTAAGAAAATCGAAAATTCTACCCTTAAAACAAACGCCCAAAATAGACTAATAAGCGAATTATCTAAGATTTTAATCATGACCAATTCAATGGGCTGGAAACTGCAGTACAATGGAAAAACTATTGAGTCTGAAACGGAGTTAACGCAAGATTTGAAATTGTAA
- a CDS encoding integrase core domain-containing protein, whose product MRNNSQDSTLERNYLEKYRFLIKEYEQVKSKTHPLYKKAMDFYTANDTCRKSFLKYYNRYKQSGKPIDLLPQKRGPRYKTRRPLPFIEQKVIELREKGNSRYEIVSILSPKLGKHTPSYSGVYNILKRHKINRLTPKIKKNHQKIIKERMGQLGHIDCHYLSKSIIRGENKKLYLVCVIDDYSRIAWAELVSDITSLTVMFASLKCLNILSSHYEIKFEEILSDNGAEFGPKTSKVKNNHPFERMLMELGIVHRYTKPYRPQTNGKVERFWRTLEEDLLRDTDFDSQEELKEELLQYLYYYNHERPHQGIDGKKPIEMINPLPK is encoded by the coding sequence ATGAGAAATAATAGTCAGGATTCGACATTAGAGCGGAACTATTTAGAGAAATATCGTTTTCTAATAAAAGAATATGAACAGGTAAAAAGCAAAACTCATCCGCTTTATAAAAAAGCAATGGATTTTTATACAGCCAATGACACCTGCAGAAAAAGTTTTTTAAAGTATTACAATCGCTATAAGCAGAGCGGAAAGCCAATAGATTTACTGCCCCAAAAGCGGGGTCCAAGATATAAAACCAGACGCCCTTTGCCTTTTATAGAACAAAAAGTAATCGAATTAAGAGAAAAAGGAAACAGCAGATATGAAATTGTTAGTATATTGAGTCCCAAATTAGGAAAGCATACGCCTTCCTATTCAGGAGTTTATAATATTTTAAAACGTCATAAAATAAACAGATTAACTCCGAAGATTAAAAAGAATCATCAGAAAATAATCAAGGAAAGAATGGGACAGCTGGGTCATATTGATTGCCATTATTTAAGCAAAAGCATAATTCGCGGAGAAAACAAAAAGCTTTATTTAGTCTGTGTAATTGATGATTACAGCCGGATTGCCTGGGCAGAATTAGTTTCAGATATTACCAGTTTAACCGTAATGTTTGCTTCATTAAAATGTTTAAATATCTTAAGCAGCCATTATGAAATAAAATTTGAAGAGATATTATCTGATAATGGAGCTGAATTTGGACCTAAAACAAGCAAGGTAAAAAACAATCATCCTTTTGAAAGAATGCTAATGGAATTAGGCATAGTGCACAGATATACAAAGCCATATAGACCACAGACAAATGGTAAAGTCGAAAGGTTTTGGAGAACTCTGGAAGAGGATTTATTGAGAGACACAGATTTTGATTCTCAAGAAGAACTAAAAGAGGAATTGCTCCAATATTTATATTATTACAATCATGAAAGACCACATCAGGGAATTGATGGAAAAAAGCCAATCGAAATGATAAATCCGTTACCGAAATAA
- a CDS encoding aromatic amino acid hydroxylase — MNPNIETNPLLERLPKHLQQFIKPQDYSDYTPINQAVWRYVMRKNVDYLSKVAHHSYLEGLRKTGIEIDSIPSMYGMNRILSEIGWAAVAVDGFIPPNAFMEFQAYNVLVIASDIRQLEHIEYTPAPDIIHEGAGHAPIIANPEYAEYLRRFGEIGCKAISSHKDYQMYEAIRLLSILKEAEDTPQEKIDEAEKAVADLQNDMGELSEMAQIRNLHWWTVEYGLIGTVENPKIYGAGLLSSIGESAHCMTDNVKKIPYDISAANQNFDITQLQPQLYVTPNFSYLSLVLEEFANKMALRTGGLSGIQKLIQSNALGTIELSTGLQISGVFTNVIEEEGKPVYIQTTGKTALSYREKELVGHGTLTHPHGFGSPIGKLKGFNLAIEDMSPKDLQAYSIVENETVKLEFEGNIIVEGEIITGSRNLHGEIILISFRNCTVTHGETILFQPEWGNYDMAIGKKVISAFSGPADVNSFDLINIVPSTKTIKAKHTNERDELEHLYASVREIRTNKSSKNELKSVFEKLKNNHSNDWLLSVEIAELLKDSDEKQLLQEVLVYLDQLKEKRPEIAHLISGGLDLIFDNLPQRH; from the coding sequence ATGAATCCAAACATTGAAACCAATCCGTTATTAGAGCGATTGCCTAAACATTTACAGCAATTTATTAAACCTCAAGATTATAGCGATTATACTCCTATCAATCAGGCGGTTTGGCGATATGTTATGCGTAAAAATGTAGATTATCTTTCTAAAGTAGCGCATCATTCTTATTTGGAAGGTTTACGTAAAACAGGAATCGAAATTGATTCTATTCCGAGCATGTACGGCATGAACCGAATTCTAAGCGAAATTGGTTGGGCAGCAGTTGCCGTTGACGGATTTATTCCGCCAAATGCTTTTATGGAATTTCAGGCTTACAATGTTCTAGTTATTGCTTCAGATATTAGACAATTGGAACATATTGAATATACTCCTGCTCCAGACATTATTCACGAAGGTGCTGGCCACGCTCCTATTATTGCAAATCCTGAATATGCGGAATATTTGAGACGTTTTGGTGAAATTGGATGCAAAGCGATTTCCTCACACAAGGATTATCAAATGTATGAAGCAATTCGTCTGCTTTCTATTTTAAAAGAAGCAGAAGATACGCCACAGGAAAAAATCGACGAAGCTGAAAAAGCGGTTGCCGATTTGCAAAATGATATGGGAGAGTTGTCTGAAATGGCTCAAATAAGAAACCTGCATTGGTGGACTGTTGAATACGGCTTGATCGGAACGGTTGAAAACCCGAAAATATATGGCGCTGGATTACTTTCTTCGATTGGAGAAAGTGCCCACTGTATGACCGATAATGTAAAGAAAATACCTTATGATATTTCGGCTGCAAATCAGAATTTTGACATTACACAATTACAGCCACAATTATATGTCACTCCAAATTTTTCTTATTTAAGTTTAGTTCTAGAAGAATTTGCCAATAAAATGGCTCTACGAACTGGAGGGCTTTCTGGAATTCAAAAACTAATTCAATCGAATGCTTTAGGAACTATTGAATTAAGCACAGGTTTACAGATTTCGGGAGTTTTTACAAATGTTATTGAAGAAGAAGGAAAACCAGTTTATATTCAGACCACTGGAAAAACGGCTCTTTCTTACCGTGAAAAAGAATTAGTTGGACATGGAACTTTAACGCATCCACATGGTTTTGGAAGTCCGATTGGGAAATTGAAAGGTTTTAATCTCGCAATTGAAGATATGAGTCCTAAGGATTTGCAGGCTTACAGTATCGTAGAAAATGAAACTGTAAAACTAGAATTTGAAGGCAATATTATTGTGGAAGGTGAAATTATCACAGGATCTCGAAACTTACACGGAGAAATCATTTTAATCAGTTTTAGAAATTGCACCGTAACTCATGGAGAAACCATTTTATTTCAGCCTGAATGGGGTAATTATGATATGGCAATTGGTAAAAAAGTGATTTCTGCATTCTCAGGACCTGCCGATGTAAATAGTTTCGACTTAATTAATATTGTTCCGTCAACGAAAACGATCAAAGCAAAACATACTAATGAACGTGATGAATTGGAGCATTTGTATGCTTCTGTTCGTGAAATTAGAACGAATAAATCTTCTAAAAACGAATTAAAATCTGTTTTTGAAAAGCTAAAAAATAATCATTCAAACGACTGGTTATTGTCTGTTGAAATTGCAGAACTTTTGAAGGATTCAGATGAGAAACAGCTTTTACAGGAAGTTTTGGTTTATTTGGATCAATTGAAAGAAAAACGCCCTGAGATTGCTCATTTAATTTCTGGAGGATTGGATTTGATTTTTGATAATTTGCCACAAAGGCACTAA
- a CDS encoding group III truncated hemoglobin yields MTALKDISTIEDIQQMVNSFYANVRKDDLIGPIFNDKLQDRWEPHLQKMYNFWQTILFDVRAYSGTPFPPHKQLPVDKTHFDRWIAIFNSTIDSQFAGPITEEAKMRATNMAFMFSHKIEYFRNAENEMRNAIKKS; encoded by the coding sequence ATGACAGCTTTAAAAGATATATCGACAATAGAAGACATTCAGCAAATGGTTAACAGCTTTTATGCAAATGTTAGAAAGGACGATTTAATCGGGCCGATATTTAATGATAAATTACAAGACCGTTGGGAACCTCATTTACAAAAAATGTACAATTTCTGGCAGACTATTCTATTTGATGTTCGCGCTTATTCTGGAACACCTTTTCCTCCACATAAACAATTACCAGTAGACAAAACCCATTTTGACCGCTGGATTGCCATTTTTAATTCGACAATCGATTCGCAATTTGCTGGTCCAATAACAGAAGAAGCTAAAATGCGTGCCACCAATATGGCTTTTATGTTCAGCCATAAAATTGAGTATTTTAGAAATGCAGAAAATGAAATGAGAAATGCAATAAAAAAATCTTAA
- a CDS encoding RICIN domain-containing protein encodes MHKTTQTPTNRVSKALKLLCCGSLLFMNSLNAQTVTPFMTTGDQTKLLQQQATVSFGTNSGTNPSTVTVTAGTTYQTMDGFGYTLTEGSCEVISGMAATQQNQLLNDLYNPTTGLNASVVRISIGASDLSSSSYSYNETSGDTNMNNFSLNGSDLTYLVPIIKKILLINPNIKILATPWSAPRWMKTNGSWVGGSLQTQYYAAYAKYFVKYFDAMKAQGINIWGITPQNEPENPNNEPSMLMNSTEQKNFINQQLGPQMAAAGYGNIKIIAFDHNCDNTAYPIDVLNNSSYVDGAAFHLYLGNISAMSTVKTQTNKNVYFTEQYTGSGGSFSGDFGWHMQNVVIGSTNNWSKTVLEWNAANNSSLGPRTPGGCSTCLGAITVNNSTSYTKNVAYYIIGQISKYVKPGAVRIGSSSTSGSISSVAFKNPDGSTALVIYNSGGSSNTIKVVSGSSAFNYAVPASSAVTFTWGTSNPVAVTGVSVSPTSATLTAGQSQQLTATVSPSNATNTAVNWSSSNTSVATVNSNGLVSAIAVGNATITATTVDGAKTATSAITVTAGSTGFPGYYNIISRNSNKGLDVADNATTSGSRIQQYDITNGGGSNQRWKFVSDGSGNYYIIVKSTGMYLAVENNGTADGLKVQQKTFSSSNEFKWTVTSLGTGYYKIINVNSGKSLDVENVSTANGANIQVWAYTGGLNQQWQLVQVESSAAKSALAAQTPVVENTSSNDMTIFVNEVDDSLKIDTNHEGDAEVQVFNITGQPVLKKNVKFVKGNQAEVEISRLPKGVYIVKVTDNKGSYSKKILKQ; translated from the coding sequence ATGCACAAAACTACTCAAACACCTACAAATCGGGTAAGTAAAGCGTTGAAACTATTATGTTGCGGATCGCTTTTATTCATGAACAGCTTAAATGCTCAGACGGTAACTCCTTTTATGACTACAGGAGATCAAACTAAATTATTACAGCAGCAGGCAACAGTAAGTTTCGGAACCAATTCTGGAACCAATCCTTCTACTGTAACAGTAACTGCAGGAACAACTTACCAAACTATGGACGGATTTGGTTATACTCTTACCGAAGGAAGCTGTGAAGTTATTTCTGGAATGGCAGCCACTCAGCAAAACCAATTGTTGAATGATTTGTACAATCCAACAACGGGATTAAATGCAAGCGTAGTTCGCATTAGTATTGGCGCTTCAGATTTAAGCAGTTCTTCTTACAGCTATAATGAAACGTCAGGAGACACCAACATGAACAATTTTAGTTTGAACGGATCTGATTTAACGTATTTAGTTCCAATCATTAAAAAAATCTTACTGATTAATCCCAATATCAAAATTTTAGCAACTCCTTGGTCAGCACCACGTTGGATGAAAACCAATGGGTCTTGGGTTGGAGGTTCATTGCAAACACAATATTATGCTGCTTATGCGAAATATTTCGTAAAATACTTTGATGCTATGAAAGCACAAGGTATTAATATTTGGGGAATTACACCACAAAACGAACCAGAAAATCCGAACAACGAACCAAGTATGCTGATGAATTCTACGGAACAAAAGAATTTTATCAATCAACAGCTTGGACCACAAATGGCTGCTGCGGGCTATGGAAACATAAAAATTATTGCTTTTGACCACAATTGCGATAATACAGCTTATCCGATTGATGTTTTAAACAATAGTTCTTATGTTGATGGAGCGGCGTTCCACTTGTATTTAGGTAATATCTCTGCTATGTCAACAGTAAAAACTCAAACCAACAAAAACGTGTATTTTACAGAACAATACACTGGTTCGGGCGGAAGCTTTAGCGGAGATTTTGGCTGGCACATGCAAAACGTTGTTATTGGAAGTACAAACAACTGGTCTAAAACAGTTCTAGAATGGAACGCTGCAAACAATTCAAGTTTAGGGCCTCGTACTCCTGGCGGATGCAGTACTTGTTTAGGTGCTATTACAGTTAATAATAGTACAAGTTATACTAAAAATGTAGCGTATTATATTATTGGCCAGATTTCTAAATATGTGAAACCGGGCGCAGTGCGAATTGGTTCTTCAAGCACAAGCGGAAGTATTTCTTCAGTTGCATTTAAAAATCCTGATGGGTCAACCGCACTTGTAATTTATAATTCAGGCGGATCATCAAATACGATAAAAGTAGTTTCCGGATCATCAGCATTTAATTATGCAGTTCCAGCATCTTCTGCGGTTACTTTTACTTGGGGAACATCAAATCCAGTTGCGGTTACAGGAGTTAGTGTAAGTCCGACTTCTGCAACACTCACAGCGGGTCAGTCACAGCAATTAACAGCGACAGTTTCTCCTAGCAATGCTACAAATACTGCAGTAAATTGGAGTTCAAGTAATACATCTGTTGCAACTGTAAATTCAAACGGATTGGTTTCTGCAATTGCTGTAGGAAATGCGACAATTACTGCAACTACTGTTGATGGTGCTAAAACAGCAACAAGCGCAATTACTGTAACGGCTGGCTCAACAGGATTTCCTGGATATTACAATATTATTTCGAGAAACAGCAACAAAGGTTTAGATGTTGCAGATAATGCTACGACAAGCGGAAGCAGAATTCAGCAGTATGACATTACAAATGGAGGAGGAAGTAACCAAAGATGGAAATTTGTTTCTGATGGAAGCGGTAATTATTATATCATCGTAAAATCGACGGGAATGTATTTGGCAGTTGAAAATAATGGAACAGCTGACGGACTGAAAGTACAGCAGAAAACTTTTTCATCTTCAAACGAATTTAAATGGACAGTAACAAGTTTAGGCACTGGTTATTATAAAATTATAAACGTAAACAGCGGTAAATCGCTTGACGTTGAAAATGTCTCTACAGCAAATGGCGCCAATATTCAGGTTTGGGCTTATACAGGAGGTTTAAATCAGCAATGGCAATTGGTGCAAGTAGAATCTTCAGCAGCAAAAAGTGCTTTAGCCGCGCAAACGCCTGTAGTTGAAAATACAAGTTCAAACGATATGACCATTTTTGTAAATGAAGTGGATGATTCTTTAAAAATTGATACTAATCATGAGGGAGATGCTGAAGTGCAGGTTTTCAATATTACTGGACAACCAGTTTTAAAGAAAAATGTAAAATTTGTAAAAGGAAATCAAGCTGAAGTAGAAATTTCTAGACTGCCAAAAGGTGTTTACATTGTAAAAGTTACTGATAACAAAGGTTCCTATTCGAAAAAAATATTAAAGCAATAA
- the ilvA gene encoding threonine ammonia-lyase IlvA, which produces MSLFNEVLNAQKQLENVVAATPLTQNLNLSDEFESTILLKREDLQIVRSYKIRGAYNKISSLNEKEKANGIVCASAGNHAQGVAYSCNLLHIKGKIYMPKTTPKQKVKQVQLFGKSFVEIVLTGDTFDDAYASATADAIKNHKTFIHPFDDEKVIAGQGTVGLEILESFKEPIDYVFVPIGGGGLASGLSEVFKHLSPHTKIIGVEPKGAPSMKTSIEENKNTALKTIDKFVDGAAVKQVGDKTFEICRYNLEDIILVPEGKVCTTILRLYNEEAMVVEPAGALTIAALDFYKDKIKGKNVVCIVSGSNNDIERTAEIKERSLLYEGLMHYFMIQFPQRPGALKEFVNNILGPDDDITYFQFAKKNSREVGSVVVGLELKNKNDIMPIKLKMTENGFEFQYLNDNQDLFTQLIG; this is translated from the coding sequence ATGAGTTTATTTAACGAAGTACTTAATGCCCAAAAGCAGCTCGAAAATGTAGTTGCTGCAACACCTCTAACCCAGAATTTAAATCTATCAGACGAATTTGAATCGACCATTTTATTAAAAAGAGAAGATTTGCAAATTGTTCGTTCGTATAAAATTAGAGGGGCTTACAATAAGATTTCGTCGTTAAATGAAAAAGAAAAAGCAAACGGAATTGTATGCGCCAGTGCTGGAAATCACGCGCAAGGTGTTGCTTATTCCTGTAATTTACTGCACATAAAAGGCAAAATTTATATGCCCAAAACAACTCCAAAACAAAAAGTAAAACAAGTACAATTATTCGGGAAATCGTTTGTTGAAATTGTTCTTACAGGAGATACTTTTGATGATGCTTATGCTTCTGCAACCGCAGACGCGATCAAAAATCATAAAACCTTTATTCATCCTTTTGACGATGAAAAAGTAATCGCTGGACAGGGAACTGTCGGATTAGAAATTCTTGAAAGCTTTAAAGAACCAATCGACTACGTTTTTGTTCCAATTGGCGGTGGTGGACTAGCATCGGGATTGTCTGAAGTTTTTAAACATTTAAGTCCGCATACAAAAATCATTGGAGTTGAACCAAAAGGTGCTCCTTCGATGAAAACTTCAATCGAAGAAAATAAAAATACGGCTCTAAAAACTATAGACAAATTTGTAGATGGCGCAGCTGTAAAACAAGTTGGCGATAAAACTTTTGAAATCTGCCGATATAATTTAGAAGATATTATTCTAGTTCCAGAAGGAAAAGTCTGCACCACAATTTTAAGATTGTATAATGAAGAAGCAATGGTGGTTGAACCTGCGGGTGCGTTGACAATTGCTGCTTTGGATTTTTATAAAGATAAAATTAAAGGCAAAAATGTAGTCTGTATTGTAAGCGGAAGCAATAATGACATTGAAAGAACTGCCGAAATAAAAGAACGATCTTTATTATATGAAGGTTTAATGCATTATTTTATGATTCAGTTTCCACAGCGTCCAGGAGCTTTGAAAGAATTTGTAAATAATATTTTAGGGCCAGATGATGACATCACTTACTTTCAATTTGCGAAGAAAAATAGCCGCGAAGTAGGTTCTGTAGTTGTTGGTTTAGAATTGAAAAACAAAAATGATATTATGCCAATTAAACTGAAAATGACCGAAAACGGTTTTGAATTTCAATATCTAAATGACAATCAGGATTTGTTTACTCAATTAATCGGATAA